The Dickeya poaceiphila DNA window GGTAGGAATTAAGAATATCGATGAATTACATCGGTTTGGGGCGAAAATCAGCTATCTTAAACTGCGTTCTGTCAGCCAAAATCTGAGCGTTAATGTGCTGCTGGCGTTGGCAGGCGCTATTTGCGGCGTCCATCAAGCTGCGCTGCCGCAAGGAATGCGCAGTGAGTTGATTGAATGGTTTGAGAATACCAGTCCGCGAGCTTTCAGACCGCCCCGAATCAATTAGTGCTCTGAGGTCTGTTGTCGATTCCGATGCATCGTTTCCTGTGAGCGATTTTCTTCAGCAATCATTTGGTTTTTCAGTTGCGTCAGTTCCGGCAGCAGGCCGATGATTAAGTTAACCTGCTGTAATACCAGTTGTTCCCGACTATCCTGTTCCGGATACTGGGTATGGATACGGTTTTTCAGTGCTTCCAGCTCTCTGTCCAGCGCCAGCGTTGCCTGATCGCTGTTGTCTTGATGAAGTGCGTCATCGACATAACAAACGCCATCACTGAGTAATTGCAGGGTCTCGGCCGACTGAATATGCTCACGATGTGCTCCCAGCGTGGAAATATATCCCAGCAGTGTGTGGTTAAGGCACATCAATCTGAAGGCGTTTTCCAGTGTGTTGGGCCGGGCATGGGGTTCAGCTGACATGTTGGAAACCACCGAAGCCAGTTCCGCATCGCTGTTGTGAGCATCGCGGCGGGCGATACGATAAGGCAGTCCATTATCTTTGCCATGACGATACTGAATCATGATGGCGTCGAGATAACGACAATTTGTATTCATAGCCTTATTAATTACCGCAGGCAGTCCGCGGAATTTCCAGTCTGGCCAGATAAAACTGACCGCCGCCCAGGCAATGCCGCAACCCAGCAACGTATCGACCACTCTTGGAATGGCGACCTCAAACCCTTCGCCCAATAAATTAAAACACATCAGTACCAGCAGGGTGATAAACAGTGTGGCTTGTGCGTATTGCACAGTGCGAAAGGCAAAAAACAGTACGCCGCTGATAACAATCAGGGTTAGTTGCCCTTCCAGTGATGGCACGATATACAGCAGCGGTACGCCGATGAGTACCCCGCCCAGCGTTCCGACAATGCGCAATGCTAAGCGGCGGCGGGTGGCGTTGTAGTTTGGCTGGCAGACAAACAGACTGGTCAGCAGAATCCAGTAGCCATGGTGTAAGCCGGTCAACTGAATAATTGCGTAACCGATACACAGTACCAGTGACATACGCACTGCATGGCGAAACAGCGATGACTGTGGAGTAAGGTGACGGCTAATACGTAACCGGATGTCGCTCCAGCCGGTAATTTTATCGTCAGATAGCCGGCTTTCTGCCGGAAGGCGATGATTGTGGCGTTCAAGCGTCTGCTCGGATTGGATATTGATTAACTGAGCGTCAATCGCCCGTAAGTTATTGAGTAAATAGCGCAACGCCTTGATGTATAACGTTTCTACCCCTTGAGCTGCCAGCCGGTCGATAGCGGCGTCTAAATGGGAGAAGGCCCGCTCAATGCGGTAATC harbors:
- the yccS gene encoding YccS family putative transporter; its protein translation is MQQSVTTNLRRVIYNSSWLYNLRILIALSGAALVPWWLDVSTSTIPLTLGVVAAALTDLDDRLSGRLFNLLITLACFLVASVSIELLYPHPWLFAIGLALSTWSFILLGSLGKRYATIAFGALLIAIYTMLGISLYSDWYQQPFLLLLGALWYNLLTLLGHLLFPIRPLQDNLARCYQQLAHYLETKSNLFDPDIDDNDQPLIDVAMANGQLVNTLNQAKASLLTRLRGDRGQRGTRRTLHYYFVAQDIHEHASSVHIQYEQLRHMLRYSDVPFRFQRLLFMLSRACQLVSQSILLQQKYQHDYRIERAFSHLDAAIDRLAAQGVETLYIKALRYLLNNLRAIDAQLINIQSEQTLERHNHRLPAESRLSDDKITGWSDIRLRISRHLTPQSSLFRHAVRMSLVLCIGYAIIQLTGLHHGYWILLTSLFVCQPNYNATRRRLALRIVGTLGGVLIGVPLLYIVPSLEGQLTLIVISGVLFFAFRTVQYAQATLFITLLVLMCFNLLGEGFEVAIPRVVDTLLGCGIAWAAVSFIWPDWKFRGLPAVINKAMNTNCRYLDAIMIQYRHGKDNGLPYRIARRDAHNSDAELASVVSNMSAEPHARPNTLENAFRLMCLNHTLLGYISTLGAHREHIQSAETLQLLSDGVCYVDDALHQDNSDQATLALDRELEALKNRIHTQYPEQDSREQLVLQQVNLIIGLLPELTQLKNQMIAEENRSQETMHRNRQQTSEH